In Solimonas sp. K1W22B-7, the DNA window ATGAACGTCGCTGCGACGGAGACCGTTTTGGCGCAGGGCTAAATTCCGAGGCGCGCCATGTACTGGACGTACATCAGCGACTCGGGATGACGCCCTGCGCCAAAACGGTCCCGCCCTCCGGGTGCCCCCGGATTTGCGGCCATGCTGCGTTGCTCGTCGGTTACTTATTCCCGATAAGCTTCCTCCTCGCGCCTTGCCTGGCCGCAAATCTGGGGGCATCGCAGCGACGTTCATAGCGTCAACAGACCCCCGGCCGGGATGCCGTACTACCCGAACCCAATCGTCAAAAACATGAATGAAGTCAATCTCCAAGGCCGCCGAATCGCGATTCCGGAATCGCGCGAGCTGGATGTTTTCGCGGGGCTCATGGAGCGTCGCGGCGCCAGCGTGCTGCGTTGCCCGCTGATCGACATCCTCGATGCCCCGGACCCGGCGCCGGTGCTGGCCTGGATCCGGGGGTTCAATGCCGGGGCCTGCGACGACCTGATCCTGTTCACCGGCGAGGGCCTGCGGCGCCTGCTGGCGGCCATCGAGCGCCATGAGCCGGCCCTGCGCGAGCCTTTCGTTGCCCGCCTGGGCCAGGTCCGCAAGATCGCCCGTGGCCCCAAGCCGGCGCGGGTGCTGCGCGAACTGGGCCTCAAGCCCGAGATGACCGCCGAGCCGGCCACCACCCGCGGGGTCATCGACCTGCTGCGCGGGCTGAACCTGGAGGGGCGCCGGGTCGGCGTGCAGCTCTACGGTGCCGAGCCCAACCTGCCGCTGATGGAGCATCTGCGCGTGGCCGGTGCCAAGACCCTGCCGGTGGCGCCCTATGTCTACGCCGACGCCGCGGCCGACGCCGAGGTGCTGGGTCTGATCGACCAGATGGAGCAGGGCGGGCTGGATGCCATCGCCTTCACCAGCATGCAGCAGGTGGAGCGGTTGTTCCGCGTGGCCGACAGTGCCGGTCGGCATGAAGCCTTGCTGGCCGGCCTGCGCCGCATCGTGGTGGCCTCGGTGGGGCCGGTGGTGGCCGACCTGCTGACCGCCAAGGGCATCGAGACCCAAGTGGTGCCGGCGGACAGCTTCTACATGAAGCCGCTGACGCAGGCGCTGGTGGATCGGCTGGCACAGTAAGAAGCTGGAGTTCATTCACTGACGCCCTTCGTGCAGGAGCCAGCTTGCTGGCTCCTGCAACTCCAGCCTAGGCCGTTTCCGTCGCCCGCACTTCCGCCAGCAGCTTCTTCAGCTCCGGCACGCAGGAACCGCAGTTGCCGCCCGCCTTCAGGCAACCGGTGATCTCGGCGGTGGTCTTCAGGCCCTTGTCGCGGATCGCCGCGCA includes these proteins:
- a CDS encoding uroporphyrinogen-III synthase, encoding MNEVNLQGRRIAIPESRELDVFAGLMERRGASVLRCPLIDILDAPDPAPVLAWIRGFNAGACDDLILFTGEGLRRLLAAIERHEPALREPFVARLGQVRKIARGPKPARVLRELGLKPEMTAEPATTRGVIDLLRGLNLEGRRVGVQLYGAEPNLPLMEHLRVAGAKTLPVAPYVYADAAADAEVLGLIDQMEQGGLDAIAFTSMQQVERLFRVADSAGRHEALLAGLRRIVVASVGPVVADLLTAKGIETQVVPADSFYMKPLTQALVDRLAQ